From Xenopus tropicalis strain Nigerian chromosome 3, UCB_Xtro_10.0, whole genome shotgun sequence, the proteins below share one genomic window:
- the il17rel gene encoding putative interleukin-17 receptor E-like isoform X3, which translates to MVCLKMPKENVRGIEICVMTISSSQTQCESVRFSGHKSKKLDGHKVDVQFNCFEVGIAQQVYVTMKTLPNYCYVELEKYHNVEDCDNKDIENNILSCLAGKLDYMVNEEKKSITIHVSDITEGFDYNVRLCLKRFICKDIGAHALIKADNAIRSVTLHYPEILPCLCIEGWSAIPDSRRVRLCPFKNDADSVWNSITYDSVTQTLAWQPLCPVNATVSLCWMIDQNDTCVNFPSSLRTMNDKVLYVQVDPHPRLCAKITTYMDSQVRCPFTNGQFPGWNVNITAVDTLVEIRITSKINASFTVRVCNSTGMTSCNLFALVPVGASSYATLNISSDICGPNLCIQASRSDVTYSVPVNICNIPCKPKEHLPGEASSLETFLLSSVLLILVAMFGFVGCILLSVNYRKQRQEKCYIKSKVNHISLGVASSLEQRLPIMFAQMEDK; encoded by the exons AAAATGTTCGAGGGATAGAAATTTGTGTCATGACAATAAGCTCATCTCAGACTCAGTGTGAAAGTGTAAGATTTTCAGGACACAAATCAAAGAAACTTGATGGCCACAAG gttgatGTTCAGTTTAACTGCTTTGAAGTGGGCATTGCTCAACAAGTATATGTGACCATGAAAACACTGCCAAATTATTGCTATGTTGAGCTAGAAAAGTATCACAATGTTGAAG ATTGCGACAATAAAGACATAGAAAATAACATATTGTCATGTTTAG cTGGTAAATTAGATTACATGGTGAATGAAGAGAAGAAATCCATAACAATACATGTTTCGGATATAACTGAAGGATTTGATTATAATGTCCGCCTTTGCCTAAAGCGTTTCATCTGCAAAGATATTGGAGCACATGCATTG ATAAAAGCAGACAATGCAATAAGATCAGTGACGTTGCATTATCCTGAAATCTTACCCTGCTTATGTATTGAG GGCTGGTCAGCGATTCCTGACTCAAGAAGAGTGCGTCTTTGTCCGTTCAAAAATg ATGCCGATTCAGTTTGGAACAGCATTACATACGACTCTGTTACTCAGACGCTTGCCTGGCAACCTCTCTGTCCTGTTAATGCCACTGTCAGTCTTTGCTGGATGATTGATCAGAATGACACATGTGTGAACTTTCCAAGCTCATTAAGAACAATGAACGATAAG GTTTTATATGTTCAAGTTGACCCTCATCCTCGACTTTGTGCAAAG ATCACCACTTATATGGACTCCCAGGTTAGATGTCCTTTTACAAATGGACAGTTTCCag gATGGAATGTGAATATAACAGCTGTAGATACTTTAGTAGAAATCAGAATCACATCAAAGATCAATGCAAGCTTTACAGTGCGTGTGTGTAACAGTACAGGAATGACATCATGTAATCTCTTTGCTTTAGTCCCTGTG GGGGCTTCAAGTTATGCAACCTTAAATATATCAAGTGATATATGTGGTCCTAATCTTTGTATCCAG gcCTCAAGGTCAGATGTAACCTATTCAGTTCCAGTCAACATCTGCAATATCCCCTGCA agCCAAAAGAACATTTACCTGGTGAAGCTAGCTCCTTGGAGACATTCCTTCTGTCATCAGTTTTGTTGATATTGGTTGCAATGTTTGGCTTTGTTGGATGCATTTTACTGTCAG taaactacAGAAAGCAGCGGCAAGAGAAATGTTACATTAAAAGTAAAGTAAACCATATATCTTTAGGTGTAG CTTCTTCACTTGAACAAAGATTACCCATAATGTTTGCCCAGATGGAAGACAAGTGA
- the il17rel gene encoding putative interleukin-17 receptor E-like isoform X2, with protein sequence MKVSTVMKCSGNKWCSLYINVNGTVILNENVRGIEICVMTISSSQTQCESVRFSGHKSKKLDGHKVDVQFNCFEVGIAQQVYVTMKTLPNYCYVELEKYHNVEDCDNKDIENNILSCLAGKLDYMVNEEKKSITIHVSDITEGFDYNVRLCLKRFICKDIGAHALIKADNAIRSVTLHYPEILPCLCIEGWSAIPDSRRVRLCPFKNDADSVWNSITYDSVTQTLAWQPLCPVNATVSLCWMIDQNDTCVNFPSSLRTMNDKVLYVQVDPHPRLCAKITTYMDSQVRCPFTNGQFPGWNVNITAVDTLVEIRITSKINASFTVRVCNSTGMTSCNLFALVPVGASSYATLNISSDICGPNLCIQASRSDVTYSVPVNICNIPCKPKEHLPGEASSLETFLLSSVLLILVAMFGFVGCILLSVNYRKQRQEKCYIKSKVNHISLGVASSLEQRLPIMFAQMEDK encoded by the exons AAAATGTTCGAGGGATAGAAATTTGTGTCATGACAATAAGCTCATCTCAGACTCAGTGTGAAAGTGTAAGATTTTCAGGACACAAATCAAAGAAACTTGATGGCCACAAG gttgatGTTCAGTTTAACTGCTTTGAAGTGGGCATTGCTCAACAAGTATATGTGACCATGAAAACACTGCCAAATTATTGCTATGTTGAGCTAGAAAAGTATCACAATGTTGAAG ATTGCGACAATAAAGACATAGAAAATAACATATTGTCATGTTTAG cTGGTAAATTAGATTACATGGTGAATGAAGAGAAGAAATCCATAACAATACATGTTTCGGATATAACTGAAGGATTTGATTATAATGTCCGCCTTTGCCTAAAGCGTTTCATCTGCAAAGATATTGGAGCACATGCATTG ATAAAAGCAGACAATGCAATAAGATCAGTGACGTTGCATTATCCTGAAATCTTACCCTGCTTATGTATTGAG GGCTGGTCAGCGATTCCTGACTCAAGAAGAGTGCGTCTTTGTCCGTTCAAAAATg ATGCCGATTCAGTTTGGAACAGCATTACATACGACTCTGTTACTCAGACGCTTGCCTGGCAACCTCTCTGTCCTGTTAATGCCACTGTCAGTCTTTGCTGGATGATTGATCAGAATGACACATGTGTGAACTTTCCAAGCTCATTAAGAACAATGAACGATAAG GTTTTATATGTTCAAGTTGACCCTCATCCTCGACTTTGTGCAAAG ATCACCACTTATATGGACTCCCAGGTTAGATGTCCTTTTACAAATGGACAGTTTCCag gATGGAATGTGAATATAACAGCTGTAGATACTTTAGTAGAAATCAGAATCACATCAAAGATCAATGCAAGCTTTACAGTGCGTGTGTGTAACAGTACAGGAATGACATCATGTAATCTCTTTGCTTTAGTCCCTGTG GGGGCTTCAAGTTATGCAACCTTAAATATATCAAGTGATATATGTGGTCCTAATCTTTGTATCCAG gcCTCAAGGTCAGATGTAACCTATTCAGTTCCAGTCAACATCTGCAATATCCCCTGCA agCCAAAAGAACATTTACCTGGTGAAGCTAGCTCCTTGGAGACATTCCTTCTGTCATCAGTTTTGTTGATATTGGTTGCAATGTTTGGCTTTGTTGGATGCATTTTACTGTCAG taaactacAGAAAGCAGCGGCAAGAGAAATGTTACATTAAAAGTAAAGTAAACCATATATCTTTAGGTGTAG CTTCTTCACTTGAACAAAGATTACCCATAATGTTTGCCCAGATGGAAGACAAGTGA